Below is a window of Thermoflexus sp. DNA.
CTCCGACGATGGGTGAATACGTGAAGAAGGAGGAAATCCAGAGCCGTTATGCCAACCTGAAGAAGTGGGTGGAAGCCCATAACCATTTCTGGGTTGGCATGGGCCCGTTCTATTTGGATAAGGTGTTCCCCACGGAGAAGACCGTCAGCCTGAAGCGGTTCGCTGACTTTCCAGATCCACCGGACAAGTGGGCCCGGTTCAGCGCGCCGCGCCTGGCGACCGTCAGCGTGGAGGGGCCCAGCCAGGTGACGGCCGGGAGCGAGGCCACCTTTGAAGTCAGCGTCAAAGAGAAGGATCGCCCCTATCCGGCGGCGGATGTCCAAAGCGTTCGCTATCTGGTCTTCGATGCCCAGGGTCAGGTGGCCGCCAGCGGCCAGGCCGCTCCCGTCGCGGAAGGGCGCTATCAGGTTCGCCTGACAGGGGATGTGACCCAGAAGCTGGGGGCGGGCAGCAACCGGCTGGAGGTGATCGTGACGGTCAAGCCGGTGAGCCTGCCGGCCTTCGCCTCTCTGGAATTCATCAGCACGAAATAAGCGAGGGCTACCTCTGGATCTGGGGCGAGGGCGAGGCTGGAGAACGCCTCGCCCTCGCCTGGCAAAGGGGATGGACGAGGAATGGAGCAGAGCGCCCTGCTGGTGACCCCGAAGCCGGAGGCCGCGGCTTCCGCCTCACCCTTGCTTGAAGCCGCCCGGCGGGTCTTTCTCTTTGTGTCCTTCCGGATCCTTGTTCTGGCGATCACCGTCGTCATTGCTGTTTATCTCACCATCCTTGTCGCGAACATGGGCGGGTATGTCGATGAGATCCGCCGGGCCGAGATCCGGGAGCGGGTCGGTCAAGAGTTGTTGGCCAATCCGTCCTTCCGAACCCTCTCCCCAGACGCGCGGGCTCGCTTGCAGCAGCAGCGGGTGCAGCAGCTGGAACAGTATTTCGGGCTGGATCGGCCCTTTCTCATTCGGAGTTTGATTTACTTGAGGGATGCCCTGCTCCTGGATCTGGGACGCTCCTATCAGATCTCCAGCGACACCGGATCCCGACAGGTCCGTCTGATTCTCGCCGAACGTCTGCCTCCCACGATCCTCCTCTTGAGCACGAGCAATGTCCTGATCTTCTTTTTGACCCTGTGGGCTGGCCTGGCCCTCTCCCGGCGCTATGGTCATCTGGTGGATCGTGTGATCATCGCTCTGACTCCTCTCTCGGCCGCACCGGCCTGGTTCTATGGGGTTTTCCTGATCCTGATCTTCGCCGCTACCCTCCGCTGGCTCCCTTTCGGAGGCATGGTGGACGTCCCCCCGCCTCTGGATTCCATGAGTTATGCTCTCAGCGTGCTGCGTCACCTGATCCTGCCCACCCTGGCCCTCACGCTGAGCAACTTCTTTATCAACGCTTATGCCAACCGCACCTTCTTTCTGATTTACGCCGGTGAGGATTATGTGGAAATGGCGCGGGCCAAAGGCCTGAAAGGCCGCGACATCGAGCGTCGGTATATCCTCCGGCCCACCCTGCCGAATATCCTCACGAGTTTTGCTATCGTGTTGATCACCTCGTGGACCGGCGCGCCGATCCTGGAGACGGTGTTCAATTGGCCTGGGCTGGGTCGGGTGACCTATGAGGCCATCGGGCTGGTGGATACGCCCGTGATTGTGGGAGCGACCGTTATTTTCGCGTATCTGCTGGCCCTGACGGTGCTGATCCTGGACATCCTCTATGCCCTCGTTGATCCCCGGGTGCGGATTGGCGGGCCGGGGGTGGAGCAGGGGGCCCCATGAGGTTCTGGCTAAAAGATTTCCTGAAGGATCTGCGCTATTATCCCTCGGCCCTTCTCGGAGGGATCGTCATCGGGATCATGGCGTTGATCTCCCTCGCCGTGCCTCTTCGGATCCCTTACTCGGAGGCTGTCCGCTTGTGGCGAGGAGGGGAGGAGGTCTGGTATCGATCGCCCCGTCAGGTCCCTCCGGCGTGGGTGAACTGGTTCCGACGGGATAAGCTGGCGGATACTCTGATCTTCAGCACGCGGGATCAGCCCTCCTGGAAGCGCAGCCAGCCCGCCGGCGAGGGGCGGCGCATCGAAGTGGAGTTCGTTTTCAATTATCCCTACGATACCTTCCCTCAGGAGCTCGCTCTCTATATCTGGTCCAGCTTCCGCGAGAAGGCGCCGTTCCTCGTGGCGACCTGGAAGACCCCGGATGGGCGATCGATCCGGGTCGCGGAGCTCCGCGTCGAGGGGATCAAACAGGGGTTCCGATTCTCTCAGGATCGCCGGCTGCTCCAACGTCTGGAAGGAGTTCCCCCTGAGGAAGCCCTTTTCTCCACGCCGGGGGAGAGCCGGCCTCGGGTGTTGAAGGGAACCTATCGATTGCGCATCGAAGCGGTCACCTTCGAGCCGGACGCGGATGTCGATGTGGAATTCATTGCCTACGGGCAGGTATACGGCTGGGCGGGAACCGACCGC
It encodes the following:
- a CDS encoding ABC transporter permease yields the protein MEQSALLVTPKPEAAASASPLLEAARRVFLFVSFRILVLAITVVIAVYLTILVANMGGYVDEIRRAEIRERVGQELLANPSFRTLSPDARARLQQQRVQQLEQYFGLDRPFLIRSLIYLRDALLLDLGRSYQISSDTGSRQVRLILAERLPPTILLLSTSNVLIFFLTLWAGLALSRRYGHLVDRVIIALTPLSAAPAWFYGVFLILIFAATLRWLPFGGMVDVPPPLDSMSYALSVLRHLILPTLALTLSNFFINAYANRTFFLIYAGEDYVEMARAKGLKGRDIERRYILRPTLPNILTSFAIVLITSWTGAPILETVFNWPGLGRVTYEAIGLVDTPVIVGATVIFAYLLALTVLILDILYALVDPRVRIGGPGVEQGAP
- a CDS encoding ABC transporter permease; translated protein: MRFWLKDFLKDLRYYPSALLGGIVIGIMALISLAVPLRIPYSEAVRLWRGGEEVWYRSPRQVPPAWVNWFRRDKLADTLIFSTRDQPSWKRSQPAGEGRRIEVEFVFNYPYDTFPQELALYIWSSFREKAPFLVATWKTPDGRSIRVAELRVEGIKQGFRFSQDRRLLQRLEGVPPEEALFSTPGESRPRVLKGTYRLRIEAVTFEPDADVDVEFIAYGQVYGWAGTDRYRRDLGVALLWGFPVAMAFGVLGSVGTTLIAMGLAAVGVWFRGWVDELIQRLVEIFSIIPFLPVLILVGTLYSRSLVVILGVAIVLSVFSITIKNYRAIFLQIRELPYIEAAQAYGAGSGRIILRYLLPRVLPLMIPNLVIGVPSFVFLEASLAVLGLGDPVLPTWGKVLDEAIFSGSLLQGSYYWVLEPAFLLMVAGLSFSTVGFALDRVFNPRLREI